One window of Manihot esculenta cultivar AM560-2 chromosome 17, M.esculenta_v8, whole genome shotgun sequence genomic DNA carries:
- the LOC110605144 gene encoding CRM-domain containing factor CFM2, chloroplastic isoform X1 — MANVHFLLLHMKNNMLLSLHHFHPSPPPKTLPNPFSPRFPIPKSIIFQNPRYPFNSFICCSASDSKILPHSAIQRIADKLRSLGFTEDNPQPKVTDPNLQSDTKPVGEIFIPLPNQLPKYRVGHTLDPSWSTPENPVPRPGSGNAIVRYHELKKVVKKEREARKREPKPPTLAELNLPEEELRRLRRIGIAEKRKLKVGKAGITEGIVNGIHERWRKAEVVKIVCEDICRMNMKRTHDLLERKTGGLVVWRAGSKIVLYRGVNYKYPYFLSDDTTTNETSTVAVHGTYVDHKGDKMESCASADGIKSCGLTPTGNIVRPALIQGVGSPNRVRFQMPGEAQLAEESDRLLDGLGPRFTDWWGYDPLPVDADLLPAIVPGYRKPFRLLPYGVNPKLTNDEMTTLKRLGRPLPCHFALGRNRKLQGLASAIVKLWEKCEIAKIAVKKGVQNTNSEMMAEELKWLTGGILLSRDREFIVLYRGKDFLPSAVSSALKKRRKHVIHVDKQRIDHSIAAGEDTKEPEDIKDRTIDSDSRDEFYSAKGQSLNLSSRSNEEAIKRTSIRLSMALEKKAKAEKLLLELENSETPQQPEIDKEGITEEERYMLRKVGLKMKPFLLLGRRGVFDGTIENMHLHWKYRELVKLICKEKDFEAVHEVAQILEAESGGILVAVERVSQGYAIVVYRGKNYRRPPCLRPSSLLNKKEAMKRSLEAQRRESLKLHVLKLTKDINDLKLKLAEDKKAHKVVSFNEVKEDMHEMESAVHPQSDSVIPSYCKEDLETTENHEANAGGIGKSKSQPSSILVSENTHESLVATTNGAVGSTSYSNNILVTGSTKESTANESKESISISREKGENMPSKVIHLSNRDRLMLRKQALKMKKRPVLAVGRSNIVTGVAKVIKAHFEKYPLAIVNVKGRAKGTSVQEVVFQLEQATGGVLVSQEPSKIILYRGWGAFDEPGHKGKKNARDVGNESAGRKGRSRHAVSPELIEAIRLECGLQCDQEQNKLPAEI, encoded by the exons ATGGCTAACGTCCATTTCCTTCTTCTCCACATGAAAAATAATATGCTGCTTTCTCTTCATCACTTTCACCCCTCACCTCCTCCTAAAACCCTACCAAACCCCTTTTCTCCTCGCTTCCCAATCCCCAAATCCATAATCTTCCAAAACCCTAGATACCCTTTCAATTCATTTATCTGCTGCTCTGCTTCTGATTCCAAAATCCTCCCTCACTCTGCCATCCAGCGCATTGCTGATAAGCTTCGCTCTCTTGGCTTCACCGAAGATAATCCTCAACCAAAAGTTACTGACCCGAACCTCCAAAGTGATACCAAACCCGTTGGAGAAATCTTTATCCCCCTTCCCAATCAGTTACCTAAGTATCGGGTCGGCCATACTCTTGACCCGAGTTGGAGCACGCCGGAGAACCCTGTGCCAAGACCCGGATCCGGAAATGCGATTGTCAGGTACCATGAGCTGAAAAAGGTggtgaagaaagagagagaagcgAGGAAGAGAGAGCCTAAGCCTCCGACATTAGCGGAATTGAATTTGCCGGAGGAGGAGCTGAGGAGGCTGAGGAGAATTGGGATTGCGGAAAAGAGGAAGTTGAAGGTTGGAAAAGCGGGAATTACTGAAGGCATTGTGAATGGGATTCATGAGAGGTGGAGGAAAGCAGAAGTGGTTAAGATTGTTTGTGAGGATATATGCCGGATGAACATGAAGAGGACTCATGATTTATTGGAG AGAAAAACTGGAGGTCTGGTTGTTTGGAGAGCTGGGAGTAAAATAGTATTGTATAGGGGCGTCAATTATAAGTATCCCTACTTCTTATCAGATGATACTACAACAAATGAAACTTCTACCGTTGCTGTACATGGTACATATGTGGATCACAAGGGTGATAAAATGGAGAGCTGTGCATCTGCAGATGGCATAAAGTCTTGTGGGCTAACTCCAACGGGTAACATAGTTCGACCAGCCTTGATACAAGGTGTTGGTTCCCCAAATAGAGTACGATTTCAAATGCCAGGTGAGGCCCAGCTTGCAGAAGAATCTGACCGTTTGCTAGATGGACTAGGCCCGCGATTTACTGACTGGTGGGGGTATGATCCACTCCCAGTTGATGCTGATCTTCTTCCTGCTATTGTACCTGGATATCGAAAACCCTTTCGCCTTCTTCCATATGGTGTCAATCCCAAACTGACAAATGATGAAATGACTACATTAAAGAGGCTGGGACGACCTTTACCTTGCCATTTTGCATTAG GTAGAAATAGGAAACTTCAAGGATTGGCATCTGCCATTGTCAAGCTTTGGGAAAAATGTGAGATTGCTAAAATTGCAGTTAAGAAAGGAGTGCAGAACACTAATAGTGAGATGATGGCTGAAGAGTTAAAG TGGCTCACTGGAGGAATTCTGCTTTCACGGGATAGAGAATTTATTGTGTTGTATAGGGGAAAGGATTTCCTACCATCTGCAGTTTCTTCTGCATTAAAAAAGCGAAGAAAACATGTAATTCATGTGGATAAACAGAGGATAGATCATAGCATAGCAGCAGGTGAAGATACGAAGGAGCCTGAGGACATTAAAGATAGGACAATAGATTCTGACTCTAGAGATGAATTTTATAGCGCGAAGGGCCAGAGTTTGAATCTCTCTTCAAGGTCCAATGAGGAAGCTATTAAAAGGACTAGCATCAGATTGTCTATG GCACTAGAAAAGAAAGCTAAAGCAGAGAAACTTCTATTGGAGCTGGAGAATTCAGAGACGCCTCAACAACCAGAAATTGACAAAGAGGGCATAACTGAAGAAGAAAGATATATGCTAAGGAAGGTTGGCTTGAAGATGAAACCTTTCCTATTATTGG GTAGACGGGGAGTTTTTGATGGAACAATTGAAAACATGCATCTTCATTGGAAGTATAGGGAACTTGTGAAGCTAATATGTAAAGAAAAGGATTTTGAAGCTGTTCATGAAGTGGCACAGATCTTAGAAGCTGAAAGTGGTGGAATATTGGTGGCAGTTGAACGAGTCAGCCAGGGTTATGCTATCGTTGTATATCGCGGAAAGAATTACCGGCGACCTCCTTGTTTGAGGCCTTCAAGTCTCCTTAATAAGAAAGAAGCAATGAAGCGCTCATTAGAGGCACAACGTCGTGAG TCCTTGAAACTTCATGTGTTGAAGCTTACCAAAGACATAAATGACTTGAAACTTAAGTTG GCTGAAGACAAGAAGGCACACAAAGTGGTGTCATTCAATGAA GTTAAAGAAGATATGCACGAGATGGAGTCAGCTGTACATCCGCAATCAGATTCAGTCATCCCTTCTTATTGTAAAGAAGATTTAGAG ACTACAGAAAACCATGAAGCCAATGCTGGTGGAATTGGTAAAAGCAAATCTCAACCTTCATCTATATTAGTGAGCGAGAACACCCATGAGAGTCTAGTTGCTACTACAAATGGAGCTGTTGGCTCAACTTCTTACTCTAATAACATTTTG GTGACGGGGTCAACAAAAGAATCAACTGCAAATGAATCAAAAGaatcaatttcaatttcaagGGAAAAGGGGGAGAACATGCCTTCCAAGGTTATTCATCTTTCTAATAGAGACAGGCTTATGCTACGAAAGCAAGCACTCAAAATGAAGAAGCGCCCAGTTCTTGCAGTAG GGAGGAGCAATATCGTCACTGGTGTTGCAAAAGTAATAAAAGCTCACTTTGAAAAGTATCCTCTTGCTATAGTGAATGTTAAAGGCAGAGCTAAAGGGACTTCTGTTCAGGAAGTGGTTTTCCAGCTTGAG CAAGCAACAGGTGGAGTTTTAGTCTCCCAGGAGCCTAGCAAAATCATACTTTACCGGGGATGGGGGGCATTTGATGAACCTGGtcacaagggtaagaagaatgcCCGAGATGTGGGGAATGAATCAGCGGGTAGAAAAGGCAGGTCTCGGCATGCTGTATCACCTGAGCTGATAGAGGCGATCAGACTTGAATGTGGACTGCAGTGTGACCAAGAACAAAACAAACTCCCAGCTGAAATTTGA
- the LOC110605144 gene encoding CRM-domain containing factor CFM2, chloroplastic isoform X2: MANVHFLLLHMKNNMLLSLHHFHPSPPPKTLPNPFSPRFPIPKSIIFQNPRYPFNSFICCSASDSKILPHSAIQRIADKLRSLGFTEDNPQPKVTDPNLQSDTKPVGEIFIPLPNQLPKYRVGHTLDPSWSTPENPVPRPGSGNAIVRYHELKKVVKKEREARKREPKPPTLAELNLPEEELRRLRRIGIAEKRKLKVGKAGITEGIVNGIHERWRKAEVVKIVCEDICRMNMKRTHDLLERKTGGLVVWRAGSKIVLYRGVNYKYPYFLSDDTTTNETSTVAVHGTYVDHKGDKMESCASADGIKSCGLTPTGNIVRPALIQGVGSPNRVRFQMPGEAQLAEESDRLLDGLGPRFTDWWGYDPLPVDADLLPAIVPGYRKPFRLLPYGVNPKLTNDEMTTLKRLGRPLPCHFALGRNRKLQGLASAIVKLWEKCEIAKIAVKKGVQNTNSEMMAEELKWLTGGILLSRDREFIVLYRGKDFLPSAVSSALKKRRKHVIHVDKQRIDHSIAAGEDTKEPEDIKDRTIDSDSRDEFYSAKGQSLNLSSRSNEEAIKRTSIRLSMALEKKAKAEKLLLELENSETPQQPEIDKEGITEEERYMLRKVGLKMKPFLLLGRRGVFDGTIENMHLHWKYRELVKLICKEKDFEAVHEVAQILEAESGGILVAVERVSQGYAIVVYRGKNYRRPPCLRPSSLLNKKEAMKRSLEAQRRESLKLHVLKLTKDINDLKLKLAEDKKAHKVVSFNEVKEDMHEMESAVHPQSDSVIPSYCKEDLEVTGSTKESTANESKESISISREKGENMPSKVIHLSNRDRLMLRKQALKMKKRPVLAVGRSNIVTGVAKVIKAHFEKYPLAIVNVKGRAKGTSVQEVVFQLEQATGGVLVSQEPSKIILYRGWGAFDEPGHKGKKNARDVGNESAGRKGRSRHAVSPELIEAIRLECGLQCDQEQNKLPAEI; this comes from the exons ATGGCTAACGTCCATTTCCTTCTTCTCCACATGAAAAATAATATGCTGCTTTCTCTTCATCACTTTCACCCCTCACCTCCTCCTAAAACCCTACCAAACCCCTTTTCTCCTCGCTTCCCAATCCCCAAATCCATAATCTTCCAAAACCCTAGATACCCTTTCAATTCATTTATCTGCTGCTCTGCTTCTGATTCCAAAATCCTCCCTCACTCTGCCATCCAGCGCATTGCTGATAAGCTTCGCTCTCTTGGCTTCACCGAAGATAATCCTCAACCAAAAGTTACTGACCCGAACCTCCAAAGTGATACCAAACCCGTTGGAGAAATCTTTATCCCCCTTCCCAATCAGTTACCTAAGTATCGGGTCGGCCATACTCTTGACCCGAGTTGGAGCACGCCGGAGAACCCTGTGCCAAGACCCGGATCCGGAAATGCGATTGTCAGGTACCATGAGCTGAAAAAGGTggtgaagaaagagagagaagcgAGGAAGAGAGAGCCTAAGCCTCCGACATTAGCGGAATTGAATTTGCCGGAGGAGGAGCTGAGGAGGCTGAGGAGAATTGGGATTGCGGAAAAGAGGAAGTTGAAGGTTGGAAAAGCGGGAATTACTGAAGGCATTGTGAATGGGATTCATGAGAGGTGGAGGAAAGCAGAAGTGGTTAAGATTGTTTGTGAGGATATATGCCGGATGAACATGAAGAGGACTCATGATTTATTGGAG AGAAAAACTGGAGGTCTGGTTGTTTGGAGAGCTGGGAGTAAAATAGTATTGTATAGGGGCGTCAATTATAAGTATCCCTACTTCTTATCAGATGATACTACAACAAATGAAACTTCTACCGTTGCTGTACATGGTACATATGTGGATCACAAGGGTGATAAAATGGAGAGCTGTGCATCTGCAGATGGCATAAAGTCTTGTGGGCTAACTCCAACGGGTAACATAGTTCGACCAGCCTTGATACAAGGTGTTGGTTCCCCAAATAGAGTACGATTTCAAATGCCAGGTGAGGCCCAGCTTGCAGAAGAATCTGACCGTTTGCTAGATGGACTAGGCCCGCGATTTACTGACTGGTGGGGGTATGATCCACTCCCAGTTGATGCTGATCTTCTTCCTGCTATTGTACCTGGATATCGAAAACCCTTTCGCCTTCTTCCATATGGTGTCAATCCCAAACTGACAAATGATGAAATGACTACATTAAAGAGGCTGGGACGACCTTTACCTTGCCATTTTGCATTAG GTAGAAATAGGAAACTTCAAGGATTGGCATCTGCCATTGTCAAGCTTTGGGAAAAATGTGAGATTGCTAAAATTGCAGTTAAGAAAGGAGTGCAGAACACTAATAGTGAGATGATGGCTGAAGAGTTAAAG TGGCTCACTGGAGGAATTCTGCTTTCACGGGATAGAGAATTTATTGTGTTGTATAGGGGAAAGGATTTCCTACCATCTGCAGTTTCTTCTGCATTAAAAAAGCGAAGAAAACATGTAATTCATGTGGATAAACAGAGGATAGATCATAGCATAGCAGCAGGTGAAGATACGAAGGAGCCTGAGGACATTAAAGATAGGACAATAGATTCTGACTCTAGAGATGAATTTTATAGCGCGAAGGGCCAGAGTTTGAATCTCTCTTCAAGGTCCAATGAGGAAGCTATTAAAAGGACTAGCATCAGATTGTCTATG GCACTAGAAAAGAAAGCTAAAGCAGAGAAACTTCTATTGGAGCTGGAGAATTCAGAGACGCCTCAACAACCAGAAATTGACAAAGAGGGCATAACTGAAGAAGAAAGATATATGCTAAGGAAGGTTGGCTTGAAGATGAAACCTTTCCTATTATTGG GTAGACGGGGAGTTTTTGATGGAACAATTGAAAACATGCATCTTCATTGGAAGTATAGGGAACTTGTGAAGCTAATATGTAAAGAAAAGGATTTTGAAGCTGTTCATGAAGTGGCACAGATCTTAGAAGCTGAAAGTGGTGGAATATTGGTGGCAGTTGAACGAGTCAGCCAGGGTTATGCTATCGTTGTATATCGCGGAAAGAATTACCGGCGACCTCCTTGTTTGAGGCCTTCAAGTCTCCTTAATAAGAAAGAAGCAATGAAGCGCTCATTAGAGGCACAACGTCGTGAG TCCTTGAAACTTCATGTGTTGAAGCTTACCAAAGACATAAATGACTTGAAACTTAAGTTG GCTGAAGACAAGAAGGCACACAAAGTGGTGTCATTCAATGAA GTTAAAGAAGATATGCACGAGATGGAGTCAGCTGTACATCCGCAATCAGATTCAGTCATCCCTTCTTATTGTAAAGAAGATTTAGAG GTGACGGGGTCAACAAAAGAATCAACTGCAAATGAATCAAAAGaatcaatttcaatttcaagGGAAAAGGGGGAGAACATGCCTTCCAAGGTTATTCATCTTTCTAATAGAGACAGGCTTATGCTACGAAAGCAAGCACTCAAAATGAAGAAGCGCCCAGTTCTTGCAGTAG GGAGGAGCAATATCGTCACTGGTGTTGCAAAAGTAATAAAAGCTCACTTTGAAAAGTATCCTCTTGCTATAGTGAATGTTAAAGGCAGAGCTAAAGGGACTTCTGTTCAGGAAGTGGTTTTCCAGCTTGAG CAAGCAACAGGTGGAGTTTTAGTCTCCCAGGAGCCTAGCAAAATCATACTTTACCGGGGATGGGGGGCATTTGATGAACCTGGtcacaagggtaagaagaatgcCCGAGATGTGGGGAATGAATCAGCGGGTAGAAAAGGCAGGTCTCGGCATGCTGTATCACCTGAGCTGATAGAGGCGATCAGACTTGAATGTGGACTGCAGTGTGACCAAGAACAAAACAAACTCCCAGCTGAAATTTGA